The DNA window CGGACGGATTCTTGGAATAAATGTAACCGCCGACGGCGACCTGCGGAATCGAGCGCTGGATGGGCTCGGGCAGATCGCGCAAATTCTGGACCGGTTCCTCGAACGCGGCGGGCGCCTTGGCCTGTGCGCCCGGGGCGGCCGTAGGACTTGCATTGGCGCCCGCCTGAGGCGCGGCCTGAACCGTTTGCGATTCGGCGTGCTTGCGCGGCGCCGGGGTGAGCGTGGCCACCGGTGGCGGCAGCGCGGCGACGGGCGCCGGCAACGGCGCGGCACTATCGGCGACAACCTGGACCGGCGTCTGCGTGGCAAGGACAGGTGCCGCCGGCACCGGCGGCGCGGCTGGCGCTGGTGCACTCACCCCGCCCTGAACAAGCGGAGCGTCGGCGGGCGCCGCCGCCGGCTTCAACACCATGACCAGCAGCGCGGCGATGACGACGCCCATTCCCACGATCAACAACAGCAACGGCTTTTTAAGACGTCCGCCGGCCGAAGACCGGTCCACCGATTGCAATGTGGGCGCGTGCAGGGTCGGCGAGTTGCCGAGTTGACGTTCCGCCTGCGCTTTTTTCAGCGCTTCCAAAATATAGGACATATTATTTCCCTGCCACGGCGTCGGCCTTGCCGGCACGGGCCAGCAGACGTGGCTCCTGTACGCCGCCCAACTGATACAGTCGGATGAAAGTTTTCGGACCGGCCACGCCGTCCGCCTTGAGATGCTGCTCGGTCTGGAACTCGGTCAGACGGCTGCGCAGCGCCGCGTCCAACGGTTGGTTTTCCTGCGGCTTTTTCAGCTCGTACAGTTGCGACAAGCGCTTGGCCAGCCAGTCCACATCCGGTCCATGATCGCCGACGGTTACCTCGTCGCGCCAACTGCGTGGCGCCCGCCAGAACGTGGTGAACTCGCCGCCGAAGCGCGCGCCCAGCGCATCCAGGCCGATGGTCTGGGGCGCACCACCAGGGGGCGTGATGGTCGCGTTGCGTTTATCGAGCGCGGTCAACAACACATAGTTGGGCGCGACGGGATCGTCGCGCAGGGTCAGCACCGCCGGACGGTCCAGCAGGCGCAGATCGTCGATGCCGCCTTTGGTTTGCAGGCAACGCAGGTTCAGGCGCGCCGCCGTCGGACAGGGATCGCCGTCGACCAGCGCCAGCCCCCACATGCCGGCGAGCTGGCGCAACGCCGCCGCCTTGCTCGCGCCTTCGGCCGGCGCGGCCGCCGGCAAGGCTGCTGGCATCGCGTTGGCCGCGGAGGGCAAGGACGCGGCCGGTGCAAGCGCGGGCGCCTGCGCACCCGCCTTCGGCACGGCGACAGCGGCGCCACCGGCTGCCGACGGCGTCGCCGAAGCGGCCCGGGCACTCTGCATGCCCGGCTTGGCGTCGTGCGCCGCCAACTGCCACAGCACCGCGCTGATGATCACGCCACCGAGCGCGCCGGCCGCCACCAGCGGCCAGCGCCGCCCGGCCGAGGAGGCAAGCAACGCGCCCGGCGCCACTTCCTGCCCTGAAAACACCTCCGACGCCGCGCGGCGCAAGATGACGCGCGTCACCTGCGGCTGGTTCTCGACATACGCGCCCAGCAGCGCCCGGTCGCACAGCAGGTTGATACGGCGCGGCACGCCTTTCGCCAGACTGTGCACCAGCCCCATCAGGCGACGCGGAAACGGCGCGATCGCCGACGCGCCGGCCACCGCCAGCCGGTGCTCGATATAGGCGCCGGTTTCGGCCTCGGTCAAGGAGCCCAGGTGATAGCGGGCGATGACGCGCTGCGCCAACTGTTCCAGTTCCGGCCGCGCCAGCATCGTGCGCAGCTCGGGCTGGCCGATCAGGATGATTTGCAGCAGCTTGCGCTCGCTCGTTTCCAGATTCGTCAGCAGGCGCAACTGCTCCAGCACCTCGGCCGACAGGTTCTGCGCCTCGTCGATGATGAGCACATTGTTCTTTGCCTGCGCGTGGCTGGCCAGCAGATAGGCGTTGATCGCGTCGACATAGCCCTTGACGCTGACGGCGCCGGCGCCCTGCGGCGGCAGCTCGATGCCGAACTCGTCGCAGATCGACAGCAACAGTTCCTCCACCGACAGCTTGGGATTGAAGATATAGCCCAGCTTGCAGTTCTCCGGGATCTGCTCCATGAAGCAGCGGCACACGGTGGTCTTGCCGGCGCCGATCTCCCCCGTCAGCAGCACGAAACCGCCGCCGCTGCCGATGCCGTACAGCAGATGGGCCAGCGCCTCGCGGTGGCGTTCGCTCATGAACAGGTAGCGCGGATCGGGCGCGATGGAAAACGGCGATTGCTTCAGATTGAAAAAGTGGGTGTACATGAAGACCTTGGGAGTGCGCGTACCCTATTTTATCCGCTGGCGCACGGCAGGCGGCTGCACCGGCGGCAAGGGCTTGTACTTCGCGCAGTAAATCTTGGATTTGGTATCGAAATAAACGATGCGGCTGGCCGGCTTGGCCTCGCGCACCGGAAAGGCCGACGTGTCGATTCTCGCATAATGAACGCCGACCTGGGCGATGATCGCTTTCTCCAGCTCCTCCGGCGTGGCCTCGGCCACGGCGCCGACGAAAATATAGGTGCTGGTGTCGTCGCTGACCATCACCTCGGAGACCGGCGTGCCCCACAGGTTGGCGCCCTCGGTCTTGAACCAGAAGGCGCCGCCGTCGTGCTTGTAGGCCGGGCCGAAGGCCTTGAGCAGGTAATCGTAGTAATAGAAATTGGCGGTCTGGTCGCGGCACAGCAGGCCGTTGCCGATGACGGTGCCGAAGGTGGTGGGCACCGCTTGCGCCCGGGCGACGCTGGAAAGCAGCATGGCGGACGCCGCCAGTGCGCAAAACGCAGCGCGGCGTCGCGATAAGGAAAACGTCATCATTAAAGTTTCGATAACCAGGAGCGGTTGGCGCTGATCCGTGCCTTGGCGGTCGCCGGCAACGCCTCATAGCATCCCGGGTACTGCTTCAAGGCCGTTTCCCGGATTTCCTTCTGTAAGCCGTTGATTAAGAACACATACAGCACCGAACCGTCGTCCGTGTTTTTTGTCCCCATGTATTTAATCATGTCCGCCCCCCGCTTCCTTTCCCCGCTCGAGCATCAGTAACCCGATTATGACATTATCGGCGCCCGCGACGACAAGTTGAATCGCAGTTCAGCGCCGCTTTTTTGCCGTTGATCCCACTATTCCGCGCATCCGTCCCATTCCGCGCGCCGCTTGCTTGCTTTTGTCATATCGTTCATTCCTCGCCACTTCCACAATCGAGATAAAAAATGAAGCAGACGATCAAACACCAGGCGCTGGCCTGCACCCTGCTGGCGGCCGCCGTCGCCGGCGGCTACGCCCAGGCCGACACCAAGGCCGACAGCAAATCCGACGGCGCCATCGGCACCGAGACCCGCACCGTCGCGCCGTTCACCAGCATCAACCTGAACGGCCCGTTCCGCGTGATCGTCACCAACCAGGCCGGCAACGGCATCGAACTGTCCGGCCCGCGCAAAAAGTTCGCCGACATCGAAACCTCGGTCAGCGGCGACACGCTCACCGTGCGCCAGCCGCGCAAAAAGAGCAACGGCTGGGTCTTCAACTTTAACTGGAACAACGACCATAAGTCGCAGGTGACGGTGCGAATC is part of the Oxalobacteraceae bacterium OTU3CAMAD1 genome and encodes:
- a CDS encoding AAA family ATPase, yielding MYTHFFNLKQSPFSIAPDPRYLFMSERHREALAHLLYGIGSGGGFVLLTGEIGAGKTTVCRCFMEQIPENCKLGYIFNPKLSVEELLLSICDEFGIELPPQGAGAVSVKGYVDAINAYLLASHAQAKNNVLIIDEAQNLSAEVLEQLRLLTNLETSERKLLQIILIGQPELRTMLARPELEQLAQRVIARYHLGSLTEAETGAYIEHRLAVAGASAIAPFPRRLMGLVHSLAKGVPRRINLLCDRALLGAYVENQPQVTRVILRRAASEVFSGQEVAPGALLASSAGRRWPLVAAGALGGVIISAVLWQLAAHDAKPGMQSARAASATPSAAGGAAVAVPKAGAQAPALAPAASLPSAANAMPAALPAAAPAEGASKAAALRQLAGMWGLALVDGDPCPTAARLNLRCLQTKGGIDDLRLLDRPAVLTLRDDPVAPNYVLLTALDKRNATITPPGGAPQTIGLDALGARFGGEFTTFWRAPRSWRDEVTVGDHGPDVDWLAKRLSQLYELKKPQENQPLDAALRSRLTEFQTEQHLKADGVAGPKTFIRLYQLGGVQEPRLLARAGKADAVAGK
- a CDS encoding general secretion pathway protein GspB; amino-acid sequence: MSYILEALKKAQAERQLGNSPTLHAPTLQSVDRSSAGGRLKKPLLLLIVGMGVVIAALLVMVLKPAAAPADAPLVQGGVSAPAPAAPPVPAAPVLATQTPVQVVADSAAPLPAPVAALPPPVATLTPAPRKHAESQTVQAAPQAGANASPTAAPGAQAKAPAAFEEPVQNLRDLPEPIQRSIPQVAVGGYIYSKNPSDRLLLIDKVLRREGEEVAPGLKLEKLNPKEAVFNFKGYRYRVPY